GCCTGATTGACCGGACTTACTGAATGTTTTGACCGCCATTTTAAATCTCCTGGATCCTGACGATGGACTTAGCCGGCCCGGGTATGGCGCCGGTCAATCCAATTAGATCATGTTCAGCGTCAACTAAAGCAACTTTTAAGTTTCGTACGGTAACTTGCCCGCCTCCCATCCGGCCCGCCATCTTTTTGCCTTTAAAAACTTTCTGCGGATACATCGAACCGATCGAACCCGGTTTGCGGTAGTTCCGCGACCCGTGGGTCTTGGGGCCGCGATGAAAATTGTGCCGCTTAATAGTGCCGGCAAAGCCTTTGCCTTTACTAAGCCCAGTAACCTTGACTTTGTCTCCGAGCTCAAAATTAGTCACGCTGACGGTATCGCCAACGCTCACAGTTTCATCCGTCCGGAACTCCGCCAGGCGGCGGGGCGCCGTGTTTGCTTTGGCATGTCCAGCTTGGGGTTTGGCCGGGCGGGGGTTTTCGCCCAAGCCCAGCTGGACGGCCAGATAGCCGTCGTTCTCAACCGACTTTACCTGCGTCACAACATTTGGGGCGGCCTGAACCAGAGTCACCGCTTGAATGGCTCCGTCCGCCTGCATCAGACTGGTAGTACCGATCTTGCGACCGATAATGGCCTTCATCACCCTTAGTCCTTGTTTTTGGCGCAAAAAATTTTGGTTGCCCGGCGGTATCCTGAAATTCGGACCAGCCGACGAACCAAAAATTTCATCGCCGATTTATTACCGCGTAATTCTACAGGGATAAACCCCTGGTGTCAACCCTGTACGGGCTTAGCTCAGACGGCCGCCAGTTCAAACGCTAGGGGCCAGGGGTTAAAGTGGCAGCCTTCCAGATCGATTGACTGTTGCTGCATTACCGGCGCCAGGTTGGATGGGCTATCTGAGCAGTGGTAGTGCCCGTGACCTAAATAGTGGCCAATCTCATGATTGACTACCATATGACGGTAGTCTCTCAAGTTACCGCCAGCCTTGTTCCAAGCTGTAGTAGCACCGTTCCATCGATCTTCGTTGATGTATACACCGTTGCCAGAACGGCAACTCCAGTTGTGGTCACAGCCGGGTATCCCATCGAGCAACTCGGCCGCAATCAGCGTCAGAATAAAATCCGCTTGTGATGCCTGCTGCACTCGGCCAAAGAAGTAGCCAGCCTGCAGCCAGCCACGATCATCAGCCAGAGTCTGAGCGACCTGCTGGGTAAATTCGTTAATATCTGTGCCGGCTGCCAGTCCTTGAAACACGACCTTATAGCTCAGATGATGTGAGTAATCGGTCAGGGCCAGCGTTTTTGCCGAAGCAAACGTCTGCGCCTTCAAGTTATCGACATCGACGCTCGCTATTTGGCAACCGTCGACTATCCGCCAACAATCGTCGACTTCAATCGCCGCCGTTTGGGCAGTGACGAGATTCAGACCCGTTGCAGTCAACACCGCCCCACTCAACAGATAACCCCAGCCGCGTTTAAGCGGACGAAGCCAATTAATAACAAGCGCCTTCAAGCGTCCCATGTTTGCTAAACCCAAAAACCCACAATCGGGATATACGCACTCAGGGCTGTGGCAATAAGTAACACGGCGTACTCGATTTTGCGATCAACTTGAAAATGGTCGTGGCTAGCAAAAACTACACCAAATACCAAACCGATGGGTAAACTCAGATAGCTGCCGTCCTCTTTGGCGATCCGCAGCCAAAAGGCCCCCATCAAGAAAAATAACACCAACTTTAAAACATAGATTCCGTCTTTTTCAACTTTTTGTGTCCGTTTTGGCATAGCGTAAGTGTAGCAAACATCAACCGGCAATTCAGAATTTGACGCTCACCTCATCTTGATTGATAATCATCCAAAAAGCCGGATTCATTTCGGCTTTTTGGATACAGCCAAAAATGAAAAGAACAAACCCGAGGGCCCCCTCCGCTGGACAGCGGGGGGCGGTGCTTGTTCTTTTCATAAGCGCTAGCGCGGTTACATCTTTATCTCGGCGTCGCAGCCTGCTGGTAGCGACAGGCTCATAAGGCTATCGATCGTTTTGGGTGTGGGTTCGGTAATATCAATTAGCCGCTTGTGCACTCGCATTTCAAATGCCTCGCCGCCTTTTTTATAGACATGGGGGCTCTTAACAACTGTGTAGGTCGAGCGACGTGTCGGCAGTGGTATCGGCCCAGCAATGTTAGCGCCGGTTCGAAGCGCCGTCTCGATGATCTGCTTAGCCGACTGGTCAATCACTTTATGGTCATAGGCTTTCAGACGGATTCGAATCCGTTGTTTGCCGGGGGTTTCGATTGCGGTTTTTTCAGCCATCGGGCGGATCTTACTTGTTAATCTTAGTTACCACGCCGGCGCCGACGGTTTTACCGCCCTCGCGGATCGCAAAGCGGACGCCTTCATCCATGGCAATTGGTTGGATTAATTTAACTTTGAAAGTCACGGTGTCGCCTGGCATAACCATCTCTTTGTCAGCCGGCAGCTCAACTTCACCAGTAACATCGGTCGTGCGGAAGTAAAACTGTGGTTTGTAACCCTTAAAGAACGGGGTATGACGGCCACCTTCCTCTTTGGTTAAGACGTAGACTTCGGAGTCGAATTCAGTGTGAGGGGTAATCGAACCAGGCTTGGCCAGCACTTGGCCGCGTTCGATGTCTTCGCGCTCGATACCGCGCAGCAAGATCCCGACATTATCGCCGGCTTGACCTTGATCCAGGTTCTTTTTAAACATCTCGACGCCCGTTACGACCGATTTCTTAGTATCGCGGATACCGACGATCTCAACTTCTTCGTTGACTTTGATTATGCCGGTTTCAATCCGACCGGTAGCCACCGTACCACGGCCCTTGATCGAAAACACGTCTTCAATCGCCATCATGAAATCTTTATCCAAATCCCGCTTGGGCTCAGGGATAAAGTCATCCATGGCTTTGACGAGCTCCATTATGTTATCCATCTCTTTGTCGTCGCCTTCCAGCGCCTTAAGAGCGGAACCCTTCACAATTGGGGCCTTTTCATCAAATTCATATTTCTTCAGTAGATCCCGTACGTCAACTTCTACCAACTCGACTAACTCCGGATCGGCCATGTCCATTTTGTTGAGAAACACGATAATCGAAGGCACGCCGACTTGGCGGGCTAAGAGCACGTGTTCGCGGGTTTGCGGCATCGGGCCGTCCGCGGCCGAAACTACTAAGATAGCGCCATCAATCTGAGCCGCGCCGGTAATCATGTTCTTGACATAGTCGGCATGACCAGGCATATCGACATGGGCGTAATGGCGCTTTTCTGACTCATATTCTTGATGCGAAGTCGCGATGGTGATACCGCGGGCTTTTTCTTCCGGCGCGTTGTCGATTTGATCGTAAGCTACAGCTTTGTTGATATCACTTGGCAACTTTTTTGCCAAGGTAGCGGTTATAGCCGCGGTTAATGTGGTCTTGCCATGGTCAACGTGACCCATGGTCCCCACGTTTACATGTGGTTTGTCTCGATTGAAATCTGCCATCTAGCGGGACTCCTATTAATTTAGTTATTGGTTAGATAACCTTGATAATTCGTGCACGAAGTAACCCACCTCATGCGAGATACCGATTAATTATACTCAAACCTTTATCTGTTTGTAAAGGGTTATATCATTCCTGCTGCACCAAGCTTCAGACTGCGTTCTAAAGACTTTCAGGCTGTTAGCCACATAGTGCTCGTAAAGCATTTCCCTAAATTTGCCCTTGATCGCGGGCTCTGTCTGCGGATTGTTAACCGGCATTTTTTGATATCACCTCCTGAGCGACGTTGGTTGGAACCTCTTCGTATTTTTCCAGTTCCATGGTTGAACTGGCCCGGCCTTGGGTCATAGATCTAAGGCTAGTGGTATAACCAAACATCTCAGCCAGCGGAACATGCGCCGTGACCACTTTGACCCCCATCCGATCCTCCATGGTATCGACCTTCCCGCGCTTAGAGTTCAGATCACCGATTACATCGCCCATAAATTCCTCTGGGGTAACAACTTCGACCTTCATAATCGGTTCGAGCAAAATTGGTTTTGCCTGCTTAAAACCGGCCTGGAAGGCCATGCTGCCGGCAATCTTAAAGGCTATCTCGCTCGAGTCTACATCATGGTAACTGCCATCGTAGAGGGTTGCTTTGATGTCGACTACCGGATAGCCGGCTAGAACGCCGTTGCTCATGGCCTCTTGAATACCATTATTGACCGCCGGTATGTATTCCTTCGGCACAACACCACCCCTGATGGCATCGACAAATTCATAACCAGTGCCGGCCGCTTGTGGCTCCAACTTAAGCCAAACGTGGCCGTACTGGCCCCGACCGCCGGTTTGCTTGATAAATTTGCCCTCGGCTTCGGCCGGAGTCTTGATGGTTTCACGGTAAGCTACTTGCGGCTGGCCAACGTTGGCTTCGACTTTAAATTCGCGCTTCATCCGATCAACTATGATCTCTAGGTGGAGCTCGCCCATGCCGGAAATGATAGTTTGACCAGTTTCATCATCGACTTTGATCCTGAAAGTCGGATCTTCCTCGGCCAACCGTTGCAGTGCCTGGCTCATTTTTTCCTGGTCGGCTTTAGTCTTCGGTTCAATCGCGATGGAAACCGGCGGTTCCGGGAAGGTGATGCTTTCTAGTAGTATGGGTTTGTCCGGATCACACAACGTGTTGCCGGTAGTCGTACCCTTTAAGCCCACGATGGCCGCGATATCGCCGGCGTAAACATCGGTCACATCCTCGCGGTGATTGGCGTGCAGCCGAACAATCCGGCCGACCCGTTCTTTCTCGCCGGTCGAACTATTTAACACATAACTGCCGGCGCTTAAGTGGCCGGAATAGACCCGGAAAAAAGCCAGTTTGCCAACAAACGGATCAGTGGCGATTTTAAATGCTAGCGCGGCAAATGGCTCGCTGTCTTGAGGTTTGCGCTCTTGCTCTTCGCCACTTTTGGGGTGAATGCCCTTGGTCGGCGGCAAATCCACAGGACTCGGCAAATAGGCGTTGATGGCATCGAGCAGCATCTGCACGCCCTTGTTTTTGAGTGCTGAGCCGCAAAAGATCGGATGTAGCTTAACGTCTATAACGGCTTGTCGGATCGCTCGATTTAGCTCGTCAATTGAAATATCGCCGCCCTCCAGCCATTTTTCGGTCAACT
The nucleotide sequence above comes from Candidatus Saccharimonadales bacterium. Encoded proteins:
- the rplC gene encoding 50S ribosomal protein L3, whose translation is MKAIIGRKIGTTSLMQADGAIQAVTLVQAAPNVVTQVKSVENDGYLAVQLGLGENPRPAKPQAGHAKANTAPRRLAEFRTDETVSVGDTVSVTNFELGDKVKVTGLSKGKGFAGTIKRHNFHRGPKTHGSRNYRKPGSIGSMYPQKVFKGKKMAGRMGGGQVTVRNLKVALVDAEHDLIGLTGAIPGPAKSIVRIQEI
- a CDS encoding DUF3152 domain-containing protein yields the protein MGRLKALVINWLRPLKRGWGYLLSGAVLTATGLNLVTAQTAAIEVDDCWRIVDGCQIASVDVDNLKAQTFASAKTLALTDYSHHLSYKVVFQGLAAGTDINEFTQQVAQTLADDRGWLQAGYFFGRVQQASQADFILTLIAAELLDGIPGCDHNWSCRSGNGVYINEDRWNGATTAWNKAGGNLRDYRHMVVNHEIGHYLGHGHYHCSDSPSNLAPVMQQQSIDLEGCHFNPWPLAFELAAV
- the rpsJ gene encoding 30S ribosomal protein S10, producing MAEKTAIETPGKQRIRIRLKAYDHKVIDQSAKQIIETALRTGANIAGPIPLPTRRSTYTVVKSPHVYKKGGEAFEMRVHKRLIDITEPTPKTIDSLMSLSLPAGCDAEIKM
- the tuf gene encoding elongation factor Tu gives rise to the protein MADFNRDKPHVNVGTMGHVDHGKTTLTAAITATLAKKLPSDINKAVAYDQIDNAPEEKARGITIATSHQEYESEKRHYAHVDMPGHADYVKNMITGAAQIDGAILVVSAADGPMPQTREHVLLARQVGVPSIIVFLNKMDMADPELVELVEVDVRDLLKKYEFDEKAPIVKGSALKALEGDDKEMDNIMELVKAMDDFIPEPKRDLDKDFMMAIEDVFSIKGRGTVATGRIETGIIKVNEEVEIVGIRDTKKSVVTGVEMFKKNLDQGQAGDNVGILLRGIEREDIERGQVLAKPGSITPHTEFDSEVYVLTKEEGGRHTPFFKGYKPQFYFRTTDVTGEVELPADKEMVMPGDTVTFKVKLIQPIAMDEGVRFAIREGGKTVGAGVVTKINK
- the fusA gene encoding elongation factor G gives rise to the protein MADKKLPLDQTRNIGIIAHIDAGKTTVTERVLYYTGITHKIGEVHEGEATMDWMEQERERGITITSAATTCFWRDHRINIIDTPGHVDFTVEVERSLRVLDGGVTVFDGVAGVESQTETVWRQADKYQVPRICFINKLDRTGADFYKDVEMISKRLTASGVVMQLPIGAESKFSGVIDLLTNKAFIYIAEDGMTFEEQEVPGDLQPQADEWRAKLVEKVAETNDQLTEKWLEGGDISIDELNRAIRQAVIDVKLHPIFCGSALKNKGVQMLLDAINAYLPSPVDLPPTKGIHPKSGEEQERKPQDSEPFAALAFKIATDPFVGKLAFFRVYSGHLSAGSYVLNSSTGEKERVGRIVRLHANHREDVTDVYAGDIAAIVGLKGTTTGNTLCDPDKPILLESITFPEPPVSIAIEPKTKADQEKMSQALQRLAEEDPTFRIKVDDETGQTIISGMGELHLEIIVDRMKREFKVEANVGQPQVAYRETIKTPAEAEGKFIKQTGGRGQYGHVWLKLEPQAAGTGYEFVDAIRGGVVPKEYIPAVNNGIQEAMSNGVLAGYPVVDIKATLYDGSYHDVDSSEIAFKIAGSMAFQAGFKQAKPILLEPIMKVEVVTPEEFMGDVIGDLNSKRGKVDTMEDRMGVKVVTAHVPLAEMFGYTTSLRSMTQGRASSTMELEKYEEVPTNVAQEVISKNAG